The proteins below are encoded in one region of Limnochorda pilosa:
- a CDS encoding MazG-like family protein yields MSSPGLQGSLARHVKTVEWLKAELVASVASLLRASLDGDGEALGETLATVVVATSVLARRLGIDYDDLERKVAAQVRANIQEEHQLERWYGDFSALERHLRESRRG; encoded by the coding sequence GTGTCGTCCCCCGGTCTGCAGGGAAGCCTGGCCCGTCACGTGAAGACCGTCGAGTGGTTGAAGGCGGAGCTGGTCGCAAGCGTTGCGTCGCTCTTGCGGGCAAGCCTGGACGGCGACGGAGAGGCCCTGGGCGAGACCCTGGCCACCGTGGTCGTCGCGACCTCGGTGCTGGCCCGGCGGTTGGGCATCGATTACGACGATCTGGAGCGAAAGGTGGCCGCACAGGTGCGGGCCAACATCCAGGAGGAGCACCAGTTGGAACGGTGGTACGGCGACTTCTCAGCGCTCGAGCGACACCTGCGGGAGTCCCGCCGCGGATGA
- a CDS encoding DUF2232 domain-containing protein: MSQPQASPGVPRQPGWRLGLLAPAVALVGQLVPPLLLFLPVPLAVLTDLRGWRAGVAWSLAAAGAVAVLHGWMGLEAGTRETLPLLLSGALLVLLVAGMGLVGGHAYRRDWHPALCHLAPAVFALGVLAIVWVAAWVAWGVDVVRLAVESWRSVMEESFLRSLEAGGASASQLEAWRANLEQMAQGVFLLFPAGLAVTTGFWSVVAQWLAGRWLLGLGRPLRPVKPFGRWRFPWMLAWGYIAGQLLLVAVRAQRLTGSEATLLALGLNLVFFFTHLFFVEGLAVVWFYLEKWGVGKGGRWLVSILLLTPFLPLVEPVAWLGMLDAWLDFRKLQREGGP; the protein is encoded by the coding sequence ATGAGCCAGCCGCAGGCGTCGCCGGGCGTGCCGCGGCAGCCGGGTTGGCGCCTTGGGCTCCTGGCCCCCGCCGTCGCGCTGGTGGGTCAGCTCGTTCCGCCGTTGCTCCTGTTCCTGCCGGTGCCCCTGGCGGTGCTGACGGACCTGCGGGGTTGGCGGGCAGGGGTGGCATGGAGCCTCGCGGCTGCCGGAGCGGTGGCCGTCCTCCACGGCTGGATGGGCCTCGAGGCCGGGACGCGGGAGACGCTCCCGCTCCTCCTCTCTGGGGCGTTGCTCGTGCTGCTGGTGGCCGGCATGGGTCTGGTAGGCGGCCACGCCTACCGGCGCGACTGGCATCCGGCCTTGTGCCACCTGGCGCCCGCCGTCTTCGCCCTGGGGGTGCTTGCGATCGTGTGGGTGGCCGCCTGGGTTGCCTGGGGCGTGGACGTGGTTCGGCTGGCCGTGGAGTCGTGGCGTTCGGTCATGGAGGAGAGCTTCCTGCGGTCGCTGGAGGCTGGCGGAGCGTCGGCCTCCCAGCTCGAAGCCTGGCGGGCGAACCTGGAGCAGATGGCGCAAGGCGTCTTCCTTCTCTTTCCCGCAGGCCTGGCGGTGACCACGGGCTTCTGGTCCGTGGTGGCCCAGTGGCTGGCGGGGCGCTGGCTCCTGGGGCTCGGGCGGCCCTTGCGCCCGGTGAAGCCATTCGGGCGGTGGCGCTTTCCTTGGATGCTGGCGTGGGGCTACATCGCCGGCCAGCTCCTGCTGGTGGCCGTACGCGCCCAGCGGCTGACCGGGTCCGAGGCGACCCTGCTCGCTCTCGGCCTCAACCTGGTCTTCTTCTTCACGCACCTCTTCTTCGTGGAGGGGCTTGCGGTCGTCTGGTTCTATCTCGAGAAGTGGGGTGTCGGCAAGGGGGGCAGGTGGCTGGTGTCCATCCTTCTGCTCACCCCCTTCCTGCCCTTGGTGGAACCGGTGGCGTGGCTGGGCATGCTGGACGCCTGGCTCGACTTCCGGAAGCTGCAGCGCGAGGGTGGGCCGTAA